The proteins below come from a single Anguilla rostrata isolate EN2019 chromosome 3, ASM1855537v3, whole genome shotgun sequence genomic window:
- the LOC135251193 gene encoding uncharacterized protein LOC135251193: MASKTATLAALPAVLGFASVRVYAISEAKEEELLSPQQLSVYSPLPRQLRYVEEDPGLLQKGLGVVRVGLLPYFRAIKNACVTIKIGAVNLYHAGQDTYEYLKDPPPGFLPRVSVITVSGLAGLILARKGTRLKRVGTSLGLATMGTAVCYPVQTVGVLKLTGKQAYAATQWASSSVASLWKPRPAKEAIVPSASPEAVPVPSQEPEVPPTKPVPEAEPAPPPADEPSPTPPPDSAPAEETPPPDSDTAPAEETSLVPPPAADSAPAETPTAPSPEGDTVPSPPESALPEEAPPLPSPEVQPAPVPEPSPEPASPEPPAEPPVDTPPEQSTPPADPLLTPASAVEPAPPLSVEETASLAPPPVEETASLAPPPVEETASLAPPSVEETASLAPPPVEETASPAPPPVEESAAPAPPPVEETTTLAPPPVEETATPAPPPVEEAATPTPPPVEEAAPLLVEESAPLAPPPVDETAPPPVEETAPLAPPPVEETAPLAPPPVEETAPLAPPPVEETAPPPVEETAPLAPPPVDESVPLAPPLVEDTAPLLAASDPAPASAPVEQPASPPAAADPASLEPAAEVPDKLRFAPDPKLLDHGQSSPEDADLYSTRS; this comes from the exons ATGGCTTCCAAG aCGGCGACGTTGGCAGCACTGCCAGCTGTTCTGGGATTTGCCTCTGTTCGGGTGTACGCCATAAGTGAAGCAAAGGAAGAGGAGCTGCTCTCTCCCCAACAG cTCTCTGTATACTCGCCCCTGCCCAGGCAGCTTCGGTATGTTGAGGAGGACCCCGGGCTGCTGCAGAAGGGGCTGGGAGTGGTGCGGGTGGGGCTGCTGCCCTACTTCAGGGCCATAAAG AATGCCTGTGTTACCATCAAAATTGGAGCTGTGAATCTGTATCATGCTGGACAAG ATACTTACGAGTACCTTAAAGACCCACCGCCAGGCTTTCTTCCCAGGGTTAGCGTGATCACTGTTTCGGGATTAGCAGGTCTGATTCTGGCCAGAAAAG GAACCCGTTTGAAGAGGGTGGGGACGTCTCTGGGACTGGCCACTATGGGGACGGCCGTATGCTACCCCGTCCAAACGGTGGGGGTACTGAAG ctGACAGGGAAGCAGGCATATGCAGCCACACAGTGGGCGAGCTCTTCAGTGGCCTCGCTATGGAAACCACGTCCTGCCAAAGAAGCCATCGTTCCCTCAGCCAGCCCTGAG GCAGTGCCAGTGCCAAGCCAAGAACCCGAAGTGCCACCAACCAAGCCCGTCCCTGAAGCTGAACCGGCCCCACCTCCTGCAGACGAGCCAagccccacaccccctcctgactccgcccctgcagaggagaccccgccccctgaTTCAGACACCGCCCCTGCAGAGGAGACTTCCCTGGTCCCACCCCCTGCTGCAGACTCCGCCCCCGCTGAAACTCCCACTGCACCTTCTCCAGAGGGGGATACTGTCCCTTCTCCCCCTGAGTCTGCCCTGCCCGAGGAGGCACCACCACTGCCATCCCCTGAGGTCCAGCCCGCTCCCGTCCCAGAACCGAGTCCAGAACCGGCATCTCCAGAGCCTCCTGCAGAGCCCCCAGTGGACACCCCCCCAG AGCAAAGCACTCCTCCCGCTGATCCGCTTCTGACACCTGCTTCTGCTGTGGAACCTGCTCCCCCTCTGTCTGTAGAGGAGACTGCCtcactggcccctccccctgtagaGGAGACTGCCtcactggcccctccccctgtagaGGAGACTGCCtcactggcccctccctctgtaGAGGAGACTGCCtcactggcccctccccctgtagaGGAGACTGCCTCACCGGCGCCTCCCCCTGTAGAGGAGTCTGCCGcaccggcccctccccctgtggaAGAGACTACCacactggcccctccccctgtagaGGAGACTGCAAcgccggcccctccccctgtggaGGAGGCTGCCACACCGACCCCTCCCCCTGTGGAGGAGGCTGCCCCACTCCTTGTTGAGGAGAGTGCCCctctagcccctccccctgtagatgagactgcccctccccctgtggaGGAGACTGCCccactggcccctccccctgtggaGGAGACTGCCccactggcccctccccctgtagaGGAGACTGCCccactggcccctccccctgtggaggagactgcccctccccctgtagAGGAGACTGCCccactggcccctccccctgtagaTGAGAGCGTCCcgctggcccctccccttgTAGAGGACACCGCTCCGCTGCTTGCTGCTTCTGACCCTGCCCCTGCTTCAGCTCCAGTAGAGCAGCCTGCTTCCCCACCAGCTGCTGCTGACCCTGCTTCCTTGGAGCCCGCTGCTG AGGTTCCAGATAAGCTTCGATTCGCCCCTGACCCCAAGCTGCTGGACCACGGCCAGTCCAGTCCGGAGGACGCTGACCTGTACAGCACACGCAGCTGA
- the agtr2 gene encoding type-2 angiotensin II receptor yields the protein MKMDFTTPQPTGDQTVTMAMMLLDSLSGNGENVSLEDGEANQSCPHVQAFEHQNKLVPAIYSIIFILGFVGNGLVVYVLCQKASRRTVANTYMLSLALSDLLFLLSLPFWAVYYSFDYNWVFGSLMCKVCGGLLSLNLYASIFFITCMSVDRYLAIVYPFQSQGSRSLCRARAISCVVWVAACVPTLPTVVFRGTLYVKQIDVMVCAILYPTTSWDTGLSLMKNILGFLLPFSIIASCYCSIGKHLLTSPGLDNSTKNLDRVLRVVVAVVLAFFVCWFPFHVLTFLDTLARLGAAVPCWMRQTIEAALPFTLCLGFSNSAINPILYCFVGNHFREQLGSLYKARTSSLLQKRGSISTRLSSFSRKLSDLKDLGPLENLGQHSAP from the coding sequence ATGAAAATGGACTTCACCACCCCTCAGCCAACGGGGGATCAAACTGTCACAATGGCAATGATGCTCCTGGACAGCCTCTCTGGAAACGGAGAAAACGTGTCATTGGAGGATGGTGAAGCCAATCAGTCGTGTCCCCATGTTCAGGCCTTCGAGCACCAGAACAAGCTTGTTCCAGCCATCTACAGCATTATCTTCATCCTGGGCTTCGTTGGCAATGGGCTGGTGGTGTACGTTCTGTGCCAGAAGGCGAGCCGCAGGACTGTGGCCAACACCTACATGCTGAGCCTGGCCCTGTCTgacctgctcttcctcctcagccTCCCCTTCTGGGCTGTCTACTACTCCTTTGACTACAACTGGGTGTTCGGCTCGCTCATGTGCAAGGTGTGCGGAGGCCTGCTCTCCCTCAACCTGTACGCCAGCATCTTTTTCATTACCTGCATGAGTGTAGACCGCTACCTGGCCATCGTCTACCCCTTCCAGTCGCAGGGCAGCAGGAGCTTATGCCGGGCACGGGCAATCAGCTGCGTGGTGTGGGTGGCGGCCTGCGTCCCCACGCTGCCCACGGTGGTGTTCCGGGGCACCTTGTACGTGAAGCAGATCGATGTGATGGTCTGTGCCATCCTGTACCCCACGACCTCCTGGGACACGGGCCTGAGCTTGATGAAGAACATTCTAGGCTTCCTCTTGCCCTTCTCCATCATTGCTAGCTGCTACTGCAGCATTGGCAAGCACCTCCTCACCTCCCCAGGCCTGGATAACAGCACCAAGAACCTGGACCGGGTTCTAAGGGTGGTGGTGGCCGTGGTCCTGGCCTTCTTTGTCTGTTGGTTCCCCTTCCACGTGCTCACCTTCCTGGACACCCTGGCCAGGCTTGGGGCTGCCGTGCCCTGCTGGATGCGGCAGACCATCGAGGCAGCGCTCCCCTTCACGCTATGCTTGGGCTTCTCCAACAGCGCCATCAACCCCATCCTCTACTGCTTCGTGGGCAACCACTTCCGTGAACAGCTGGGCAGCCTGTACAAGGCCCGGACGTCCAGCCTACTGCAGAAGAGGGGCTCGATCAGCACGCGGCTCAGCTCTTTCTCCAGGAAACTTAGCGACTTGAAGGACCTGGGCCCTCTGGAGAATTTGGGACAGCAcagtgccccctag
- the sh2d1ab gene encoding SH2 domain-containing protein 1A, producing MEPVSVYHGPISKETGERLLGEAGRDGSYLIRDSESKPGVYCLCVLYQSYVYTYRLHKAEDGSWTAETTPGVEKRFFRKIKNLIATYQKPGQGIAVPLTYPINVQKNQTIKDRKQDGTIYLGNPM from the exons ATGGAGCCGGTGTCAGTGTACCACGGACCCATCAGCAAAGAGACCGGAGAGAGGCTTCTGGGAGAGGCCGGGCGGGATGGCAGCTATTTGATCCGAGACAGCGAATCCAAACCCGGCGtttactgcctgtgtgtgct GTACCAGAGCTATGTGTACACCTATAGGCTGCATAAGGCTGAAGATGGATCATGGACTGCAGAG ACCACCCCTGGTGTTGAAAAGCGCTTTTTCCGGAAAATCAAGAACTTGATTGCAACCTACCAGAAGCCAGGCCAGGGCATCGCTGTGCCCCTCACGTATCCCATTAACGTGCAGAAAAATCAAACCATCAAAGACAGGAAGCAGGATGGCACGATTTACCTTGGGAATCCCATGTGA